Below is a window of Synergistaceae bacterium DNA.
AATGGGGTTGGGGGGGCACCTGTTTTTCTGGGGGGCCCCCCGATACGGGCAATAAAAATTTTTTCGCGCTAAATATGTCGTTAATGCTAGTGAGTAATATAATTTTTCCGTCCTTGTGTATAATGTCATAAAAAAGTTTATCGACTGCCGCCTCGCTCCCACCCACCCACCCCGCTCGGCGGCTTTGGCGGTAATATACGTTTTCGCAAGGAGTGATTAAGCATTGATATTCAGTAAAGCAGACTTCAAGACAGAAATAAATTTATTGCCCGCGAGTGATTCAAATCTGCCTGATGAGATTCTAGAGTCCCGCGCTGATTTGTTGTTCGTCCTGAATGAATTAACGCACTATAAATTAACACCGTCAGAATTAAATAATGTATATATTTCACTTGCTGATATTCTCATGAAAAATTTAGCTATCCCTGAAGCCGACAAAATTAGACTCCCATTTTCAGCACTCGGCACACTCGACGCAGCTAGAAGCAAATTAACTCAGCAGGAAAAAATTATTTTCGCATTCTGTGTGTATTATTCTGTATGCGTCGAACTCTATGACAAGAAGGCCGGCAAAATGTTCAGCGCAATTAAAGAATTAGACTCACCCGAAAGCGTTATAGCACGTCTTCAAAACGAGATAAGCACTCATCCGGAAAAATTTGCATTCCTGAACGAGAAAAAAGAACCCTTCGCAAGCAAAGATAACCCCGTTCAAGCAATTAATCAGACAGCAGCAAAAATTTATCTCGAAAAATTGTACACTCATTCAGGCAAGCACATAAAATATAGCAAAATTACAAGTCTCCCCGGCAAAAACGGCGAAATCTTAGACGCTTATAATTTGAAATTTGACTCAGACGGCGGGACTCAGGAAATAAAAATTTTCATCAATCCTAACGCGCAAACTAACTCAACAGAAGCTCCCGAAGGACTAAATTATTATGAGGACGACCCAGACTCTTTGTTCACGCTGGGAATGAATTTTTTCAACGGCGACGGAGTAAAACCTGACTCCGATAAAGCGATTCAAATGTTAAAGCAGGCATCTTCACGAGGACACGCAGAATCACAATATAATTTAGGGCTTATTTATGAAGGCTCACACAATTACAACGAGGCAATAAAATATTTCTCGCAGGCAGCAGAACAAGATCATTTGCGTTCACTCGTAAAATTAGGAAATATTTATTATCAGGGTCAGGGAGTGAGTCAAGATTACAGCAAAGCAGCAGAATTTTATTCACGTGCAGCAGCAAAAGGAGACGCAGACTCGCAATATTATTTAGGATTCCTCTATTATTCCGGCGAAGGAGTCAATCAAGACAAGCGCAGGGCCGTAGAACTCTGGAGCAAAGCAGCTCTACAGGGACATTCAGACTCGCAATACATAATGGGACACCTTTACAGAACGGGCAAAGATTTAAGGCAAAATTACGATGAGGCACTAAAATATTTCAAGCTCGCAGCAAATAAGAATCATTCAGAGGCCTTATTATCGCTCGGTCAAATGTACGAAAACGGAGAAGGAGTCCGGCGGGACATAAATCAAGTGGTAAAATTTTATAAACTTGCAGCAGAACAAGATAACGAGGAGGCTTTAAAATCTCTTCGCAGACTTGGTAAATTATAAATGGAGGAAATAATATTTTGCCCTACACAATAAAAGAAATTTCGCAGCTAACCGGTCTGCCCGCGTCAACTTTGAGATATTATGACAGTCAGGGATTATTGCCTGATTTGAAACGCGATAATAATAATATTCGAGTCTTCAGTGATGATGACGTTAGAAGCATTAAATTAATAAATTGTCTCAAGCGTTCGGGGCTGTCAATCAAGGATATAAAAAATTTTATTGACATGTTAGAACAGGGCGACGATGCACTAAACGAGAGACTCGAAATATTTCACAAGAGGC
It encodes the following:
- a CDS encoding MerR family transcriptional regulator, which translates into the protein MPYTIKEISQLTGLPASTLRYYDSQGLLPDLKRDNNNIRVFSDDDVRSIKLINCLKRSGLSIKDIKNFIDMLEQGDDALNERLEIFHKRRDILREELKNLQNVLDVIEYKCWFYEKACEAGSVSAVKKRKVPEKFRKAEESLHKII
- a CDS encoding sel1 repeat family protein; amino-acid sequence: MIFSKADFKTEINLLPASDSNLPDEILESRADLLFVLNELTHYKLTPSELNNVYISLADILMKNLAIPEADKIRLPFSALGTLDAARSKLTQQEKIIFAFCVYYSVCVELYDKKAGKMFSAIKELDSPESVIARLQNEISTHPEKFAFLNEKKEPFASKDNPVQAINQTAAKIYLEKLYTHSGKHIKYSKITSLPGKNGEILDAYNLKFDSDGGTQEIKIFINPNAQTNSTEAPEGLNYYEDDPDSLFTLGMNFFNGDGVKPDSDKAIQMLKQASSRGHAESQYNLGLIYEGSHNYNEAIKYFSQAAEQDHLRSLVKLGNIYYQGQGVSQDYSKAAEFYSRAAAKGDADSQYYLGFLYYSGEGVNQDKRRAVELWSKAALQGHSDSQYIMGHLYRTGKDLRQNYDEALKYFKLAANKNHSEALLSLGQMYENGEGVRRDINQVVKFYKLAAEQDNEEALKSLRRLGKL